From Vigna unguiculata cultivar IT97K-499-35 chromosome 5, ASM411807v1, whole genome shotgun sequence, the proteins below share one genomic window:
- the LOC114185779 gene encoding acyl-coenzyme A thioesterase 9, mitochondrial: protein MDLNSSPSNNTIAVNGTIPVASTFASATAPMENPLPAKGSGDRKPIALWPGMYHSPVTTALWEARGQIFERLLDPPRDAPPQSELLTRTPSQSRTSILYNFSSDFVLREQYRDPWNEVRIGKLLEDLDALAGTISVKHCSDEASTTRPLIVVTASVDKIVLKKPISVNVDLKIVGSVIWVGHSSIEIQLEVTQSNEEGKDSDSVALTANFIFVARDSKTGKAAPVNRLSPETAQEKVLFEQAEARSNLRKRKRGGEKKEFENGEKNRLKALLAEGRIFCDMPALADRDSILLKDTSLENALICQPQQRNIHGRIFGGFLMHRAFELAFSTAYAFAGLVPYFLEVDHVDFLRPVDVGDFLRLKSCVLYTEVHDPDQPLINVEVVAHVTRPELRSSEVSNTFYFSFTVRPEAKVTKNGFKLRNVVPATEEEARRILERIDADNLNEFFRT, encoded by the exons atggaTTTGAATTCTTCTCCGTCCAACAACACAATTGCTGTGAATGGAACAATCCCAGTTGCTTCCACCTTCGCCAGCGCCACCGCGCCTATGGAGAATCCTCTGCCGGCGAAGGGTTCAGGGGATCGGAAACCCATTGCTCTGTGGCCGGGGATGTACCATTCTCCGGTGACCACGGCTCTGTGGGAGGCGCGGGGCCAGATTTTCGAGAGGCTTCTTGACCCTCCGAGGGACGCTCCTCCCCAGAGTGAATTGCTCACCAGAACTCCCTCGCAGAGCAGGACCAGCATCTTGTACAATTTCTCCTCTGATTTTGTGCTCAGAGAGCAATATAGGGATCCCTGGAATGAGGTTCGAATTGGGAAGTTGCTTGAAGATCTTGATGCCCTGGCTGGAACTATTTCTGTCAAG CACTGCTCTGATGAAGCTAGCACAACAAGGCCACTTATAGTTGTCACTGCTTCTGTCGACAAGATTGTACTAAAGAAACCAATTAGTGTTAACGTTGATCTTAAAATAGTTGGTTCTGTTATATGGGTTGGACACTCCTCAATAGAAATTCAACTGGAGGTTACTCAGTCCAATGAAG AGGGCAAAGATTCAGACTCAGTAGCACTGACAGCCAACTTCATATTTGTTGCCCGAGACTCTAAAACTGGGAAAGCTGCTCCAGTGAATCGACTTTCGCCAGAAACTGCTCAGGAAAAAGTTCTTTTTGAACAAGCTGAAGCAAGAAGTAAtttgagaaaaaggaaaagaggagGAGAAAAGAAAGAGTTTGAGAATGGGGAGAAAAATAGACTTAAGGCCCTTTTGGCTGAAGGAAGAATCTTTTGTGACATGCCAGCTTTAGCTGACAGGGACAGTATTCTTCTAAAGGATACCAGTCTTGAGAATGCTCTGATATGCCAACCACAGCAAAGGAACATCCATGGTCGAATATTTGGAGGTTTCTTGATGCATCGTGCATTTGAATTGGCTTTCTCAACAGCATATGCCTTTGCTGGATTAGTTCCTTACTTTCTAGAAGTTGACCATGTTGATTTCCTAAGACCT GTTGATGTAGGGGACTTTTTGCGTCTCAAATCTTGTGTTCTGTACACGGAGGTTCATGATCCAGATCAGCCACTTATCAATGTTGAAGTTGTTGCTCATGTTACACGGCCTGAGTTGCGTTCTAGTGAG GTATCAAATACTTTCTATTTCAGTTTCACAGTACGTCCAGAAGCAAAGGTGACAAAAAATGGATTTAAACTTCGAAATGTGGTGCCGGCGACGGAGGAGGAAGCACGCCGTATATTAGAGCGCATAGATGCTGACAACTTGAATGAATTCTTCAGAACataa
- the LOC114186290 gene encoding rhodanese-like domain-containing protein 4A, chloroplastic — protein sequence MDSLSLLLSPYPLSLKPHKPKTFKTFSHFSNHNPQHSTIKPFQSYSSISLSSPQTPSPKALAKPFFSFALFNLFTPFPCIADVAAEEAGKINIESVLVSIDGFFNRYPFFVGGCAFIWLVAIPLAEEYFKKCKFVSAIDAFRRLRDDPNSQLLDIRDEKSLRFLRSPNLKFIEKEVVQVEFTDGGNEDEFVKKVLGKFKDASNTVLCVLDSFDDNSMKVAELLFKNGFKEAYAIKGGVRGEQGWMAIQDSLLPPSVHIRKRVKSSKEPNKNGNGAIQQKDSNNKSSLSQEISPVGNQKMDNGNVKSSVESTPEVKTGPVVSSSPYPNYPDLKPPSSPTPSKPQ from the exons ATGGATTCCctctctcttcttctctctcctTATCCACTCTCCCTAAAACCCCACAAACCCAAAACCTTCAAAACCTTCTCTCATTTCTCAAACCACAACCCTCAACACTCCACAATTAAACCTTTTCAATCCTATTCTTCAATCTCACTCTCTTCACCCCAAACACCTTCTCCCAAAGCATTAGCAAAACCCTTCTTCTCATTCGCCCTCTTCAACCTTTTCACTCCGTTTCCCTGCATAGCTGACGTCGCCGCCGAAGAAGCTGGCAAAATCAACATTGAGTCAGTTCTGGTTTCCATCGACGGCTTCTTCAACCGGTACCCGTTTTTCGTGGGCGGGTGCGCCTTCATTTGGCTGGTGGCGATTCCACTGGCGGAGGAGTATTTCAAGAAGTGCAAGTTCGTGTCGGCGATTGACGCCTTCAGGAGGCTCCGCGATGATCCGAACTCGCAGCTGTTGGACATAAGGGATGAGAAGAGCTTGAGGTTTCTGAGGTCGccgaatttgaaatttattgagAAGGAAGTGGTGCAGGTTGAGTTCACTGATGGTGGGAATGAAGATGAGTTTGTGAAGAAAGTGTTGGGGAAGTTCAAGGACGCGTCGAACACCGTTCTCTGTGTTTTGGACag TTTTGATGATAATTCCATGAAAGTTGCCGAGTTACTATTTAAGAATGGTTTCAAAGAGGCCTATGCAATCAAAGGTGGAGTTAGAGGCGAGCAAGGTTGGATG GCTATACAAGATTCCCTTTTGCCCCCTTCTGTGCATATAAGGAAAAGGGTAAAATCTTCAAAGGAACCCAATAAAAACGGAAATGGTGCCATCCAGCAAAAAGATAGCAACAATAAGAGTTCCTTATCCCAAGAGATCTCCCCTGTTGGAAACCAAAAGATGGACAACGGTAATGTGAAAAGCTCTGTAGAGTCTACTCCAGAAGTGAAAACTGGTCCTGTAGTGTCCTCCTCTCCTTATCCCAAT TACCCGGATTTGAAGCCACCATCATCTCCAACTCCATCAAAGCCACAATAG
- the LOC114183205 gene encoding probable DNA-directed RNA polymerase I subunit RPA43: MEGLKVSKANLTVYIHPSKSNQVSQAVLRELSSLLFTFSEIVDGVVLAYDVNSLDTCAKILPGVHPYFGVKLKVNFLLFSPKPNTLLEGKVVKLTQESIHVVVLGFSAAVIAEKDIREEFVWKMKKGQEVYASRSNKRHVIKVGTMIRFSVKSFDEEILHVYGSLIPEHTGSIYWLDKNLEVVSHADRSEKKKRIQPERIVLEQDVVDGELSTLDIAQKKTSAKRQKHSEDS; this comes from the exons ATGGAAGGCTTGAAGGTCTCGAAAGCGAATTTAACTGTTTACATTCACCCTTCAAAGAGCAACCAGGTTTCCCAAGCCGTTCTCCGCGAACTCAGCTCCTTGCTTTTCAC GTTCAGCGAAATCGTCGACGGCGTCGTTTTGGCTTATGATGTCAACTCGCTGGACACGTGCGCTAAGATCCTCCCCGGCGTTCACCCTTACTTCGGCGTCAAACTCAAGGTCAATTTTTTGCTCTTTTCTCCCAAGCCAAACACGCTTTTAg AAGGGAAGGTGGTTAAGCTTACGCAGGAGTCCATTCACGTTGTTGTGCTTGGCTTTTCTGCTGCGGTTATAGCAGAGAAAGACATCAGGGAAGAGTTTGTGTGGAAAATG AAAAAAGGACAAGAGGTGTATGCAAGCAGGTCTAACAAGCGACATGTGATAAAGGTCGGGACCATGATACGGTTTTCAGTCAAGAG TTTTGATGAAGAAATACTTCATGTTTATGGATCTCTAATTCCCGAGCACACAGGCAGCATTTATTGGTTGGACAAGAACTTAGAAGTTGTTTCCCATGCTGACAG gagtgaaaagaagaaaagaattcAGCCAGAACGAATAGTGCTTGAACAAGATGTTGTGGATGGGGAACTGTCAACTTTGGACATTGCTCAAAAGAAAACAAGTGCAAAAAGGCAAAAACACTCGGAGGATTCTTGA
- the LOC114185313 gene encoding formin-like protein 1, producing MQNLQVVKQKKQQENLSCMQQHSFHLFFINSTFSHTHTLFFSSLHQKSPLPLLHISLSLSFAHSLHTTTTTQKMQASSSSSSFFFFLSLLFLSCALSSSQLLFFNRRVLHEPFIPLTSLPPSEPPKPPPPHPSPSTSKQNPKYPSSSTIPTTTISSTPVPTTATTTPTTTTTQSPFFPLYPSSPPPPSPITFASFPANISSLILPHSPKPNSSSNKLLPVALAAVVAAALAVSISAFVCYRRRRNPPPSPAGKVLRSDTALLPLRRNAETSVETRKLRHTSSTSSEFLYLGTVANSHMIEDSDVGDGDRKMESPELRPLPPLARQASVPPPLPPRDEAGFTTAEEDEDEFYSPRGSSLGGSGGTGSVSRRVFAVDRSVTSSSCSSSSSGSPERSIPNMPPPAGSSYRKALPKSPENYNHPHVHSSSSMCSTPDRVFAERDNDVLSACVHAHAAPSSSHEGTLEKNENALPSSPPPRLSDASSSSAFSLPSSPEKVTRHHTFDQSPRMSSVSDGLMLPGLSSVPLSPALLSSPETERGIFSELGTGSFGSQRKHWSIPALSMPITTPFDEIGTVPAPPPLPQRKHWEIPGPAPPPPPPLPRQRKQWGVPAPGPSTPVGQPVSRPPELVPPSRPFVLQNQATNVELPASLREIEETGKPKLKPLHWDKVRTSSEREMVWDQMKSSSFKLNEKMIETLFVVNTPNPKAKDATTNSISHPPNQEERVLDPKKSQNICILLKALNVTVEEVCEALLEGTTDTLGTELLESLLRMAPSKEEERKLREHKDDSPTKLGLAEKFLKAVLDVPFAFKRIEAMLFIASFESEVEYLRTSFQTLEAACEELRHSRMFLKLLEAVLKTGNRMNVGTNRGDAEAFKLDTLLKLADVKAADGKTTLLHFVVQEIIRTEGARLFDTNQTPSSNTLNEDAKCRRLGLQVVSSLSSELSNVKKAATMDSEVLSSDVLKLSRGIANIAEVVQLNQTMGSDESSQNFTESVNKFIRMAEEEIPKIQVQENVASSLVKEITEYFHGNLSKEEAHPFRLFMVVRDFLAVLDRVCKEVGMINERTMVSSAHKFPVPVNPMLPQPLPGLHEKHQYNNNTSSDDDETPSP from the exons atGCAAAACCTTCAAGTAGTGAAACAGAAGAAGCAGCAAGAGAATCTTAGCTGTATGCAACAACACTCTTTTCATCTCTTCTTCATAAATTCAACcttttcacacacacacacactcttcttttcttctctgcACCAAAAGTCCCCACTGCCATTACTACAtatctcactctctctctcatTCGCCCATTCACTTCACACAACAACCACAACACAGAAAATGCAAgcctcttcctcctcctcctccttcttcttcttcttgtcgTTGTTGTTTTTGTCATGTGCATTGTCTTCTTCACAACTCTTGTTCTTCAACAGAAGGGTCCTCCATGAACCCTTTATTCCTTTGACCTCTCTTCCTCCTTCTGAACCACCAAAACCACCACCTCCTCATCCTTCTCCTTCAACCTCAAAACAAAATCCCAAATACCCTTCATCATCCACCATCCCCACCACCACCATTTCCTCCACACCAGTACCAACAACCGCTACAACAAccccaacaacaacaacaacacaatcACCATTTTTTCCGTTATACCCCTCTTCCcctcctcctccttctccgaTCACATTTGCCTCCTTTCCTGCCAACATCTCCTCCCTCATTCTCCCTCACTCCCCAAAACCCAATTCCTCCTCCAACAAACTTCTTCCCGTTGCTCTCGCCGCTGTTGTCGCTGCCGCACTCGCCGTCTCCATCTCTGCATTTGTCTGTTACCGCCGCCGCCGGAACCCTCCCCCCTCCCCAGCAGGCAAAGTTCTCCGTTCCGACACTGCCCTCCTCCCGCTCCGCCGCAATGCCGAAACTTCCGTCGAAACACGCAAGCTCCGGCACACGTCCTCCACCAGCTCCGAGTTTCTCTACCTCGGCACTGTCGCGAACTCTCATATGATAGAGGACTCCGATGTTGGTGACGGAGACCGGAAAATGGAATCCCCGGAGCTCCGGCCTCTTCCGCCGCTCGCGCGACAAGCTTCAGTTCCGCCTCCGCTTCCACCCCGCGACGAGGCGGGTTTCACGACAGCGGAGGAGGACGAAGACGAGTTTTACTCGCCGAGAGGTTCGTCGCTGGGAGGCTCCGGCGGAACCGGATCAGTTTCCCGGCGAGTGTTCGCCGTCGATCGAAGCGTAACCTCTAGCTCGtgttcttcctcttcttccggATCGCCGGAAAGGTCTATCCCGAACATGCCGCCGCCAGCGGGTTCGAGTTATCGGAAAGCACTGCCGAAATCACCGGAAAATTACAACCACCCGCACGTgcattcttcttcttcgatGTGCTCAACACCAGATAGGGTTTTTGCTGAACGTGATAACGATGTGTTAAGTGCATGTGTACATGCACATGCAGCACCATCGTCATCACATGAGGGAACAttggagaaaaatgaaaatgcattACCTTCATCGCCACCGCCGAGATTATCTGATGCTTCTTCGTCCTCCGCCTTTTCTCTTCCCTCTTCGCCGGAGAAGGTGACACGTCACCATACTTTCGACCAGTCTCCGAGAATGTCGAGTGTCTCCGACGGACTAATGTTACCTGGCTTGTCATCGGTGCCTTTATCACCCGCCCTACTTTCATCGCCGGAAACGGAAAGAGGAATTTTCAGTGAATTGGGAACCGGTTCTTTCGGTTCGCAGAGAAAACACTGGAGCATTCCAGCACTGTCAATGCCAATAACAACACCGTTTGATGAAATTGGAACCGTTCCAGCTCCTCCACCTTTGCCCCAGAGGAAGCACTGGGAGATTCCAGGCCCTGctccgccaccaccaccaccgttGCCACGGCAGAGGAAGCAATGGGGAGTTCCAGCGCCGGGGCCGTCAACACCGGTTGGTCAACCCGTGTCAAGGCCACCGGAATTGGTGCCTCCTTCGAGGCCTTTTGTGTTGCAAAACCAAGCAACCAACGTTGAGTTGCCGGCGAGCTTGAGGGAAATTGAAGAGACTGGTAAACCAAAATTGAAGCCCCTGCATTGGGACAAAGTGAGAACAAGCTCTGAACGTGAAATGGTGTGGGATCAGATGAAGTCCAGTTCGTTTAA ATTGAATGAGAAAATGATTGAAACGTTGTTTGTAGTGAACACACCAAACCCCAAGGCCAAGGATGCAACTACAAACTCTATTTCTCACCCGCCAAATCAGGAGGAAAGAGTACTCGATCCTAAAAAGTCTCAAAATATTTGTATCTTGCTGAAAGCGCTTAACGTCACTGTAGAAGAAGTGTGTGAAGCACTTTTAGAAG GTACCACTGATACACTTGGAACAGAATTACTGGAAAGCTTATTAAGAATGGCACCAAGCAAGGAAGAAGAACGCAAGTTGAGAGAACATAAAGATGACTCACCAACCAAGCTTGGTCTGGCTGAGAAATTTTTGAAGGCAGTGCTTGATGTACCTTTCGCATTTAAAAGGATTGAAGCAATGCTTTTCATAGCTAGTTTTGAGTCTGAAGTGGAGTATCTTAGGACATCCTTTCAAACACTAGAG GCTGCCTGTGAAGAGCTGCGACATTCCAGAATGTTCTTGAAGCTGTTGGAGGCTGTACTTAAAACCGGGAACCGCATGAACGTGGGGACCAACCGTGGGGATGCAGAGGCATTCAAACTTGACACTCTCCTCAAGCTGGCTGATGTCAAAGCCGCAGATGGCAAAACCACTCTACTGCATTTCGTTGTACAAGAAATTATTCGAACAGAAGGTGCACGTCTCTTTGACACTAATCAAACTCCAAGCTCTAATACATTGAACGAAGATGCCAAGTGTAGGAGGCTTGGTCTACAAGTAGTATCAAGCCTGAGTTCAGAGCTATCAAATGTGAAGAAGGCTGCTACTATGGATTCCGAAGTTCTCAGCAGTGATGTGTTAAAACTTTCCAGAGGAATTGCAAACATAGCAGAGGTTGTGCAGTTAAACCAAACCATGGGATCAGATGAAAGCAGTCAGAATTTTACAGAATCAGTGAACAAATTCATCAGAATGGCTGAGGAGGAAATTCCAAAAATTCAAGTCCAAGAAAACGTTGCTTCCTCCCTTGTGAAGGAGATTACAGAGTATTTTCATGGGAACTTGTCAAAAGAAGAAGCTCATCCATTCAGGCTCTTCATGGTTGTAAGAGACTTTCTAGCAGTTCTTGACCGTGTCTGCAAAGAAGTTGGAATGATAAATGAGAGAACCATGGTTAGTTCAGCTCATAAATTCCCTGTGCCAGTTAATCCAATGCTTCCACAACCTCTTCCTGGATTACATGAGAAGcatcaatataataataatacctcTTCAGATGATGATGAGACTCCATCACCTTAG
- the LOC114185989 gene encoding TPR repeat-containing protein ZIP4 gives MRIAEISSPELRPLQRDTEANNRSLSHIEAIVKQLETLTADKPPPETTTSDLRQCLTQLSQLAPFPNSLRLQIWKLSYRLWNACVDISNTIRSSSSATTESQAELRHIAADLLSIAGEVAGVPSPAIKSASFYHKTGLIWHNLRKFDLAAKCFERATDLVSKLDINSIVDAGERKMLLDLNLARSRTAWEVRDPSLSVALLNRSKSFLFGLCDHYADLAKQYMAFGKRALSNSGADASREALKLMNEALETCEKGFDTARTREEKVEIRGLRWKALRFIAAIHLQKEEYESVIKCVKVLRDSADGGDEHPSLSVLAMKAWLGLGRHGEAERELRGMVIDRGIPEGVWVSAVEAYFSAAGTAGAETAKGVFLGLLGRCHVSAGAAVRVAHRVAGGGGEGGRVRAKVVAELVSDERVVALFAGQDAAKDRVAMHAVLWNCGADNFQSKDYETSAELFEKSMLYIAHDTENRILRAKGYRVLCLCHLGLLQLDRAQEYINEAGKLEPNVVCAFLKFKIYLQKNDHQGAIDQIEAMTTCLDFQPDFLSLSAHEAVACHALPVAVASLSSMLKFYASGKSMPTAEVTVVRTLLTVLSQEPGNEQQVIKFLKHAHTRASEIGPDFFFGKEEVGRRERNWFAVTSWNYGTKTGQDKNYELSAEFLKLASDFYALVEGSDDESNVMVCKSLVLSVSSMIALEFQRNTPMSETEVKQALLLLDRAGQMLKSNSSRNSVNNDQISTIEPELLFIYTFCAYDIQGRLNDPGSQFLNVRNFASSKACKPHHLLQIGLSASQAPRLNHEVASFALNECLSSFLASPVPDYQNVALVMRKLISMASVYKGDTDDDLVYGMYRQAYRIMVGLKEDEYPIEEGKWLAMTAWNRAAVPVKLGQIEAGKKWMTVGLDIAKHVPGMEAYKACMEEVLGNLKKEP, from the exons ATGAGAATTGCAGAGATATCCTCGCCGGAGCTCCGGCCACTTCAACGAGACACGGAGGCTAACAACCGTAGCCTCTCCCATATCGAAGCAATCGTCAAGCAACTCGAAACGCTCACCGCGGATAAACCACCTCCGGAAACTACCACCTCCGATCTCCGACAATGTCTTACTCAGCTAAGTCAACTCGCTCCGTTTCCGAATTCGTTGAGGCTTCAGATCTGGAAGCTCAGTTACCGCCTCTGGAACGCATGCGTCGACATCTCCAACACCATCCGGTCCTCATCCTCCGCCACCACCGAAAGTCAAGCCGAACTCCGACACATCGCCGCTGACCTTCTCTCTATCGCCGGAGAAGTCGCCGGCGTTCCCTCTCCGGCGATAAAATCGGCATCGTTCTACCACAAGACCGGTCTGATATGGCACAACCTCCGGAAATTTGATCTCGCGGCGAAGTGCTTCGAGCGCGCCACTGATCTGGTTTCGAAGCTTGACATCAATTCAATCGTCGACGCTGGAGAGAGAAAAATGTTGCTGGATCTGAACCTGGCTCGGTCCCGAACAGCATGGGAGGTTCGGGACCCAAGCCTGTCGGTTGCGCTGCTTAACCGGAGCAAGAGCTTCCTCTTCGGTTTGTGCGACCACTACGCGGATCTCGCGAAGCAGTACATGGCGTTCGGGAAACGCGCGCTGTCGAACAGCGGCGCGGACGCAAGTCGCGAGGCGCTGAAGCTGATGAACGAGGCGTTGGAGACTTGCGAGAAGGGATTCGATACAGCGCGAACACGGGAAGAGAAGGTGGAGATCCGAGGGTTGAGGTGGAAGGCACTTAGGTTTATTGCTGCGATTCATTTGCAAAAAGAGGAATATGAGAGTGTGATAAAGTGTGTGAAGGTTTTGAGAGACTCAGCTGATGGCGGTGACGAGCATCCGAGTCTTTCGGTGTTGGCGATGAAGGCGTGGTTAGGGTTGGGTAGGCATGGTGAGGCGGAGAGGGAGTTGCGGGGTATGGTGATTGACAGGGGGATTCCGGAGGGAGTTTGGGTGTCGGCGGTGGAGGCGTATTTTTCGGCGGCGGGGACAGCTGGGGCGGAGACGGCGAAGGGGGTGTTCTTGGGGCTGTTGGGAAGGTGTCATGTTAGTGCTGGGGCGGCGGTGAGGGTGGCGCATAGGGTGGCGGGTGGTGGCGGGGAAGGGGGGAGAGTGAGGGCTAAGGTGGTTGCTGAACTTGTGTCTGATGAGAGGGTGGTGGCCCTCTTTGCAGGACAGGATGCTGCTAAGGATAGGGTGGCAATGCATGCTGTTCTGTGGAATTG TGGTGCCGATAACTTTCAATCAAAAGATTATGAGACCAGTGCGGAACTCTTTGAAAAATCAATGCTCTATATTGCACATGATACAGAGAACAGAATACTTCGAGCAAAGGGCTACAGAGTTCTGTGTCTCTGCCACCTTGGTCTGCTGCAGCTGGATCGTGCCCAAGAATACATCAACGAGGCTGGAAAG CTTGAGCCTAACGTTGTCTGTGCTTTTCTTAAG TTCAAAATTTATCTCCAAAAGAATGACCACCAAGGGGCTATTGATCAaatagaagccatgacaacatGCCTTGACTTTCAACCAGATTTTCTCTCACTTTCAGCGCATGAAGCTGTTGCATGTCATGCTCTACCTGTTGCTGTTGCCTCTCTATCAAGTATGCTAAAGTTCTACGCTTCAGGAAAGTCCATGCCCACTGCCGAAGTAACAGTTGTGCGCACCTTGCTGACAGTCCTCTCTCAAGAACCAGGTAATGAACAGCAagttatcaaatttttaaaacatgcCCATACTCGAGCATCAGAGATTGGTCCCGATTTCTTCTTTGGTAAAGAGGAGGTTGGCAGACGGGAACGGAATTGGTTTGCCGTGACTTCATGGAACTATGGTACAAAAACGGGGCAGGATAAGAATTATGAATTATCAGCTGAGTTCTTGAAACTGGCATCAGATTTTTATGCACTAGTCGAGGGTTCCGATGATGAGAGCAATGTCATGGTTTGCAAATCGTTAGTGCTTTCTGTATCATCAATGATAGCTTTAGAGTTTCAAAGGAACACTCCAATGTCAGAAACTGAAGTCAAGCAAGCTCTACTCTTGCTAGATAGAGCAGGGCAG ATGCTAAAATCAAATTCGTCCAGGAACTCAGTCAACAATGACCAAATTAGTACCATTGAGCCTGAACTTCTTTTCATATACACTTTCTGTGCTTATGATATACAAGGCAGGCTGAATGACCCAGGTTCGCAATTTCTCAACGTGAGAAACTTTGCCAGTTCAAAGGCTTGCAAACCCCACCACCTCCTCCAAATTGGTCTCTCTGCCTCACAGGCACCACGGTTGAATCACGAAGTAGCATCCTTTGCTCTAAATGAATGCCTCTCATCTTTCCTAGCATCACCAGTTCCAGATTATCAAAATGTTGCTCTTGTGATGCGCAAGCTTATATCCATGGCTAGCGTTTACAAGGGTGACACTGATGATGATCTTGTGTATGGCATGTACAGGCAAGCCTATAGGATAATGGTTGGTTTAAAGGAAGATGAGTATCCAATTGAAGAAGGAAAGTGGCTCGCCATGACTGCATGGAACCGAGCAGCAGTGCCAGTGAAGTTGGGCCAGATTGAAGCAGGGAAGAAATGGATGACTGTCGGCTTGGACATTGCAAAGCATGTTCCAGGCATGGAAGCTTACAAAGCATGCATGGAAGAAGTCCTAGGTAATTTGAAGAAAGAACCTTGA